GTAGAGAGTGTATGACATGTTGGTCATATATGTATGAGGCATTATCAAAAAATATATACCCATTCAAATTAGTGAGTAAAAATGAATTTTTTGATGCCCAAGCTTTAGATGATGGTAAATTTGATAATTTTAATTTGATGATGAGAAGTTCAAGTAGGAACATGAATCTAAGTCCATACTTGGAACAACAATATAATAAAGATGATAAATTGAAGATTGTTGATATTGGAGGAGGAGCAGGAGATATCATAAGTAAATTTTTATTATCTTATCATAATAGTTCAGGGACAATAATTGACCTGGAGCATGTAAGAAAAGAAGCTGAAGAAAACGTTGGTAGCCATAGTCTTTCCAATAGATGCAGATTTGTTTCTGGTGACTTCTTTGTAGAATTAAATATACAAGGAGATATATTCATTCTATCTAGAATCATTCATGATTGGGAAGACGAAGATGCCATTAATATATTGAAAAATGTAAAAAACAATATGGATGAACATTCAAGACTACTTATAATTGAAAAGATAATTCCAGAAAAGATTGAGAAGAAGAATCTATATTTGTATATGAGTGACCTGCATATATGGTCAATGTGTGGAGGAAAAGAGAGAACTGAAAATGAGTTGGTTGATATCTGCCAAGAGAGTGGATTAGTACTCAATAAGATATATGGATTAGCCGATTTTGAATACATTTTGGAATTCCAGAAAGATTGTTATGAGGAAGGGGTATTATGATGAATTTTAATGATATTTATGATACATATGAAAAACAGGGGTATTATGAACCTTTTACAATGGGAGAGCATCTTGAAAACTGGACAGAAAAATATGGTGATAAGATAGCATTAGTTGAAGAAGACAAAAGAATAACCTATAGGGAATTGAATCAGAAAGTCTATGAATTAGCAGCAGGATTCTATAAAACAGGAATAGGAAAAGGGGATAATGTTGTGGTTCAACTACCTAATTCAATTGCTTTCGTTATAACATGCTTCGCACTATTTCGTATAGGTGCAAGACCTGTTTTTTCATTGCCAGCCCATAGGGAATCAGAACTTAATGGAGTCTTTAATATTGCTAAGCCTGTAGCTTATATCATACCTACTGATTTCTTAGGATTTGATTATTCAGTTATGGCAGAAAAAATGAGTAAGAAATATCCTTGTTTAAAATTGATTATAACAGACGGACAAGCAGGAGATTACATCAACCTTAATGATTTGTTCATAGAACCTTCTGATATTGAAGATGAACCTTCCTATAAAAAAACTGCACTATTCTTATTATCAGGAGGAACAACAACAGGAAAGCCCAAACTAATACCCAAGATTCATTCAGCATATATGTATAATGCTAAAGCCAGTGCTGTTAGATGTGGATTAGATGAGACAAGTGTTTATCTTGCTTTTTTACCAATAGCACATGATTTTCCATTTTGCAGTCCAGGGGTATTAGGTACTCTATTATCAGGAGGAAAAGTAGTACTTTGTAAAACCTCAAGCCCAGATGAAGTATTTCCTATGATAGAAAGGGAGCAGGTAACAGTAATGGCATTAGTACCAGCCATAGGAGAAGTATGGTTAGATGCTGTCATGTGGGGAGAGAGCGCAGATTTTTCAAGTATCAAGTTAGTAATAGTAGGTGCCACCAAAATAGAATATGATACCGCAGAAAGATTATCAGAGACGATGGGGTGCAAGATTCAGCAGGGATATGGATTAGGTGAAGGCTTAACCTGCTTTACTTCTCTTGATGACCCTGTAGAAATTGCATTTACTTGCCAAGGAAGCCCCATTTCACAGGGTGATGAGGTGAAAATAGTTGATGAGAATGGAGAAGAAGTAGAAGATGGTGAGTATGGGGAATTACTTGAAAAAGGACCATATACATTTACTGGATACTATAATTCGCCAGAATTGAATGAAAAGGCATTTACGGATGATGGCTTTTTCCGTACAGGTGATAGAGCAAGATTCACTGAAGAAGGCAACATACAGCTGGGAGGACGTATTATAGAGATTATCAATAGAGCAGGAGAGAAGATTGTTCCGGCAGAGCTTGAGGACCATCTAAGGAAATATAAAGACATCAAAGATGTGGCAGTAGTTCCTATGCCTGATAAAAACCTAGGACAAGCTATTTGTGC
The window above is part of the Vallitalea guaymasensis genome. Proteins encoded here:
- a CDS encoding methyltransferase; this encodes MELEENIIISKIQGYYTAYLMYISCELNIFDYLYNEDMSINDLSEKINISRDKTYRLIRPLVANSFINEEDELLSLSRLGQKLSEYDEKSLKGFVLFNGRECMTCWSYMYEALSKNIYPFKLVSKNEFFDAQALDDGKFDNFNLMMRSSSRNMNLSPYLEQQYNKDDKLKIVDIGGGAGDIISKFLLSYHNSSGTIIDLEHVRKEAEENVGSHSLSNRCRFVSGDFFVELNIQGDIFILSRIIHDWEDEDAINILKNVKNNMDEHSRLLIIEKIIPEKIEKKNLYLYMSDLHIWSMCGGKERTENELVDICQESGLVLNKIYGLADFEYILEFQKDCYEEGVL
- a CDS encoding (2,3-dihydroxybenzoyl)adenylate synthase codes for the protein MMNFNDIYDTYEKQGYYEPFTMGEHLENWTEKYGDKIALVEEDKRITYRELNQKVYELAAGFYKTGIGKGDNVVVQLPNSIAFVITCFALFRIGARPVFSLPAHRESELNGVFNIAKPVAYIIPTDFLGFDYSVMAEKMSKKYPCLKLIITDGQAGDYINLNDLFIEPSDIEDEPSYKKTALFLLSGGTTTGKPKLIPKIHSAYMYNAKASAVRCGLDETSVYLAFLPIAHDFPFCSPGVLGTLLSGGKVVLCKTSSPDEVFPMIEREQVTVMALVPAIGEVWLDAVMWGESADFSSIKLVIVGATKIEYDTAERLSETMGCKIQQGYGLGEGLTCFTSLDDPVEIAFTCQGSPISQGDEVKIVDENGEEVEDGEYGELLEKGPYTFTGYYNSPELNEKAFTDDGFFRTGDRARFTEEGNIQLGGRIIEIINRAGEKIVPAELEDHLRKYKDIKDVAVVPMPDKNLGQAICAFITTDDYDINFTDINEFLRNEGVAAYRMPDKIKVIDFLPRTNVGKVDKVTLKKMLE